In the genome of Candidatus Poribacteria bacterium, one region contains:
- a CDS encoding Gfo/Idh/MocA family oxidoreductase encodes MATNTPYRVGLVGTGGIANAHGSACQQAPSAELAAICDVSENALANFGERFDVAPENQYLSLEEMLDAEDLDIAVICTWGAFHAEVGIQLSESRQVKAILCEKPFTSTAAEAEAFVGAAQENGVIVAEAFKFRHHPMHLKAKELIDSGAIGEFKVLRSTFCTGGGGGGPETRKPEANWRFNKAKGGGSIYDLACYNIHHARFMFGAEPIRVSGMSQAGLEVDDGSYLLLVFPGERVAHISTGFNCAGGQYAEMAGLGGMLRIDRAWNNENSAVNIEMTTREGREVIDFEPCFQFALQLEHMCEVLGTGKPHRISPESCVNQMRVIDAAFEAMATGRTVELG; translated from the coding sequence ATGGCAACGAATACTCCTTACCGTGTTGGACTCGTCGGGACCGGGGGAATTGCGAACGCACACGGTAGTGCATGTCAGCAAGCACCGAGTGCTGAATTGGCGGCGATCTGTGACGTGTCAGAAAATGCCTTAGCCAATTTCGGTGAACGATTTGATGTGGCACCTGAAAACCAGTATCTCTCTCTGGAAGAGATGTTAGATGCTGAAGACTTGGACATCGCGGTTATCTGTACGTGGGGTGCCTTCCACGCTGAGGTCGGTATCCAGCTTTCAGAATCCCGCCAAGTCAAAGCGATCCTGTGTGAAAAGCCGTTTACATCAACGGCAGCGGAGGCGGAAGCGTTTGTCGGAGCGGCCCAAGAGAACGGCGTTATCGTGGCGGAAGCGTTTAAATTTCGGCATCATCCGATGCACCTCAAGGCGAAAGAACTCATTGATTCGGGGGCAATCGGCGAGTTTAAGGTGCTTCGTAGCACCTTCTGCACCGGTGGCGGTGGCGGCGGACCAGAGACACGTAAGCCTGAGGCGAATTGGCGGTTTAATAAAGCGAAGGGTGGCGGTAGTATTTACGATTTGGCGTGTTACAATATCCACCATGCGCGATTTATGTTTGGTGCTGAACCGATTCGGGTATCGGGAATGTCTCAAGCCGGATTAGAAGTGGACGACGGTTCCTATCTATTATTAGTATTTCCCGGTGAACGGGTTGCCCATATTTCTACGGGTTTTAATTGTGCTGGTGGACAGTACGCCGAAATGGCTGGACTCGGTGGGATGCTTAGAATTGATAGAGCCTGGAACAACGAAAACTCAGCCGTCAATATTGAGATGACGACACGAGAGGGCAGAGAAGTCATTGATTTTGAACCGTGTTTCCAGTTCGCATTGCAATTGGAGCACATGTGCGAAGTTTTAGGGACCGGGAAACCGCACCGAATCTCACCGGAAAGTTGTGTGAATCAGATGCGCGTCATTGATGCCGCCTTTGAGGCAATGGCAACCGGACGGACGGTCGAGTTAGGATAG
- a CDS encoding haloacid dehalogenase type II: MANFAATKALTFDLFGTILDLGGSLTPFISESLDAHAAADVSADEFWAQWRYRQRIEQYQDTIMMLGHSGYLETVRRALHYTLRRNNIDASSDTVQEFMRGWQQLSPFPEVLAALSQLQSRYRLVVLSNGDPSFLDYLVRERVAWDFDDVISVTSVGAFKPHPAVYRAAAGKLGLEVNACLMVSANSFDIMGARACGYKGAFVNRYLLPYEETPYQPDVMVGDFTALADALL; encoded by the coding sequence ATGGCGAATTTTGCAGCGACAAAAGCACTCACTTTTGACCTGTTCGGTACAATCTTGGATTTAGGCGGCAGTCTTACGCCGTTCATTAGCGAATCGTTGGATGCCCACGCTGCGGCAGATGTATCTGCGGATGAATTTTGGGCGCAGTGGCGTTACAGACAGCGAATTGAGCAGTATCAGGACACAATTATGATGCTTGGGCATAGCGGCTATTTGGAAACGGTGCGGCGCGCGTTGCACTACACGCTGAGACGCAACAATATTGATGCCTCATCCGATACAGTGCAAGAATTTATGCGCGGTTGGCAGCAGCTTTCCCCGTTTCCAGAAGTTTTGGCTGCACTCTCGCAGCTGCAATCTCGGTATCGGTTGGTGGTCTTATCCAACGGGGATCCGTCGTTTTTGGACTACCTTGTTAGAGAACGCGTTGCGTGGGATTTTGACGATGTGATCTCAGTTACATCGGTCGGTGCGTTTAAACCGCATCCAGCAGTCTATCGCGCCGCTGCTGGGAAATTGGGTCTTGAAGTCAATGCGTGTCTCATGGTGTCAGCGAATTCGTTTGACATCATGGGGGCACGGGCATGCGGTTATAAGGGGGCGTTTGTTAACCGTTACCTACTGCCATACGAAGAGACACCGTACCAACCTGATGTAATGGTAGGAGATTTTACGGCATTGGCAGATGCGTTGCTGTGA
- a CDS encoding cohesin domain-containing protein, translating into MKTTFFCILAVAIFSCLPCAFSQHSTNQHFLFGHTAWVRSVAFSPDGNTLVSGGWDKMIWVWNLVKGTQPRTLTGHTGKIYSVSFSPNGELIASGSGDDTVRLWDAATGVQLKTLKGHTARVWHVTFSPDGKTIASGSWDTTIRLWDAATGKPLKTLTGHKDGIRGMAFSPDSQILASSGKDSQIRLWNTTNGKHLKTLTGHKASVTCVAFSPDGKTIASGSWDRSIRLWNATSGKHLKTLTGHTHNVLSVAFSPNGKMIASAGGKTDKTIRLWDTISGAPLKTFTGHTSLVEYVVFSPDGRTLASAGDDGTIGLWALVPAKQTLVSFSSTPFQSAKVGEQLTFSLNISGERRVIAYQATVKFDATALRYVSSTTDHLLGGAVFVAPVVSGNRVKLAAHTLSRTGIVNCKLATVTFEVVAGKPITVKLSDVLLTDSRGRSFRPRIEEDR; encoded by the coding sequence ATGAAAACAACATTTTTTTGCATTTTAGCGGTAGCAATCTTCTCGTGCCTACCATGCGCTTTCAGCCAACATTCTACAAACCAACACTTCCTTTTCGGGCACACGGCTTGGGTACGGAGCGTTGCGTTCAGTCCAGATGGGAACACACTCGTTAGTGGCGGGTGGGACAAGATGATTTGGGTGTGGAACCTCGTCAAAGGCACCCAACCGAGGACACTTACAGGACATACAGGTAAAATTTATAGCGTCTCCTTCAGTCCCAACGGGGAATTGATTGCAAGTGGTAGTGGAGATGATACCGTCCGTTTGTGGGATGCTGCCACAGGCGTGCAACTGAAAACCCTCAAAGGACATACCGCAAGGGTCTGGCACGTTACATTCAGCCCAGATGGCAAAACAATCGCAAGTGGCAGCTGGGACACCACAATCCGTCTATGGGACGCTGCCACAGGTAAACCTTTAAAAACACTCACAGGACACAAGGACGGTATTCGGGGGATGGCGTTCAGTCCGGATAGTCAAATTCTCGCAAGTAGCGGTAAGGATAGTCAAATTCGGTTATGGAATACAACGAATGGCAAACACCTGAAAACACTCACAGGGCATAAAGCAAGTGTCACTTGTGTTGCATTCAGCCCAGATGGAAAGACAATCGCAAGTGGCAGCTGGGACAGGTCTATCCGTTTATGGAACGCGACCAGTGGCAAACACCTGAAAACACTCACAGGGCATACACATAATGTTCTGAGCGTTGCATTCAGCCCGAATGGGAAAATGATCGCAAGTGCTGGTGGCAAGACAGATAAAACAATTCGCTTGTGGGATACAATAAGCGGTGCTCCCTTGAAAACCTTTACAGGACACACATCGCTGGTTGAATATGTCGTTTTTAGTCCGGATGGACGCACACTTGCCAGTGCTGGCGATGATGGTACGATAGGTTTGTGGGCGCTCGTCCCCGCAAAACAGACGTTGGTCAGTTTTTCATCAACCCCGTTCCAATCCGCAAAAGTTGGTGAACAATTAACTTTTAGCCTTAACATCTCAGGTGAAAGGCGCGTAATAGCGTATCAAGCAACCGTGAAATTTGATGCTACGGCTCTCCGCTATGTCAGCAGTACAACAGATCATCTACTGGGTGGCGCAGTCTTTGTTGCACCCGTTGTGTCTGGAAATCGTGTGAAACTCGCCGCGCACACGCTTTCACGCACAGGTATCGTGAATTGTAAACTAGCCACTGTCACTTTTGAGGTCGTCGCTGGCAAACCCATAACAGTCAAATTATCCGATGTGCTTTTGACTGACAGCAGAGGACGTAGTTTTCGCCCGCGGATTGAAGAAGATCGGTAG
- a CDS encoding cohesin domain-containing protein: MNKILFFILLTLLILLNAHLPSSFAQDQDPSLFSLPEGAKARLGKGRINELQYSPDGTRMAVASSIGVWLYNAQTYEEVALLTGHTSSTSDVAFSPDGATLASCSTDGTIRLWDAATGAHQRTLTGHTGPVFSAAFGADSLTLASGSGDGTIRLWDVASGEEQRTLTGHTDVVYTVAFNTNGATVASGSADGTIRLWDVASGEEQRTLTGHTDAIYTVAFNPNGGNLASGSGDGTIRLWNTTFGVVQRAPLTGHTGAVFGVAFGANGDTIASGSGDGTIRVWNAASGQHNLTLVGHEGAVLSVAYSTSGGTIASASTDGTIRFWDAVFGGHRQTLTGYTNYISSVAFSTTDGVLASGSTDGTLRLWNTNSGVSTHTLTGHTAWVGSTVFSPDGATLASASDDETIRLWNAATGEHQQTLTGHADAVSSVAFSPDGAILASASFDSTIRLWNAATGSLQQILIGQSEGILSVTFSPDGDTLASGRADGTIYLWDVASGQHHQTLTGHTDYVRSLVFSPDGATLASASDDGTIRLWDTVFGEHKQTLTGHTDYVFSIAYTSDGDTLVSASLDDTIRLWDTISGAHVQTLSGHTSGVLGVTISPDGNTLASASLDGTVLLWNFTPQTNMYATVSFSPSPVQSPAIGEQLTFALSIADGSTVAGYQATVRFDPSALRFLQSTHGDYLPSDAYVIPALIAENKGTLAATSLGGEANGSGTLATITFEVLAPKASTLTLSDVLLTDSAGRISYARVKTGQITEPLLSVGDLDGNGVVNVQDLVIVASNFHQTGENLADVNGDGIVNIVDLALVAGAITNTAGAPAVWRHDAQIAALTSADVQQWLHEAQQIALSDPAFQRGILVLQQLLAALMPKETALLANYPNPFNPETWIPYQLAAPADVTLRIYAAHGKLVCTLALGHQPAGTYQDRSHAAYWDGRNELGEPVASGVYFYTLTTGDFTVTRKMVIMK, from the coding sequence ATGAATAAAATATTATTTTTCATCTTACTAACGCTACTTATCCTTTTAAACGCACATCTACCCAGCAGCTTTGCCCAAGATCAAGATCCATCCCTATTCAGCTTACCCGAAGGTGCCAAGGCACGTCTCGGTAAAGGGAGGATAAACGAATTACAGTATTCGCCAGACGGCACGCGCATGGCGGTCGCAAGTTCTATCGGTGTTTGGCTCTATAATGCCCAGACTTATGAGGAAGTAGCACTCCTCACGGGGCATACAAGTAGTACCAGTGACGTTGCATTCAGCCCGGACGGTGCGACCCTCGCGAGTTGTAGTACGGACGGCACTATCCGTCTGTGGGATGCTGCCACAGGCGCGCATCAACGGACACTCACTGGACATACAGGACCCGTTTTTAGTGCTGCTTTCGGGGCGGATAGCCTTACATTGGCGAGTGGAAGTGGCGATGGCACTATACGCTTATGGGATGTCGCATCTGGAGAGGAACAGCGGACATTAACAGGCCATACAGATGTTGTCTATACTGTCGCTTTCAATACGAATGGAGCGACAGTTGCGAGTGGCAGCGCGGACGGCACTATACGCTTATGGGATGTCGCATCTGGAGAGGAACAGCGGACATTAACAGGCCATACAGATGCTATCTATACTGTCGCTTTCAACCCAAATGGAGGGAACCTTGCGAGTGGCAGTGGTGATGGCACTATCCGTTTATGGAATACGACCTTCGGTGTGGTCCAGCGGGCACCGCTAACTGGGCATACAGGGGCTGTCTTCGGTGTTGCGTTCGGCGCAAATGGAGACACAATCGCCAGTGGCAGCGGTGATGGCACTATCCGCGTGTGGAATGCTGCATCCGGACAGCATAATTTGACCCTCGTAGGACATGAGGGTGCTGTTTTGAGCGTCGCATACAGCACCAGCGGTGGAACGATTGCGAGTGCCAGTACGGATGGCACCATCCGATTCTGGGACGCTGTCTTCGGCGGACACAGACAGACCCTAACAGGATATACGAATTATATCAGTAGCGTCGCATTTAGTACGACTGACGGAGTGCTGGCAAGCGGTAGCACGGACGGTACACTGCGTCTCTGGAACACGAACTCTGGCGTATCCACGCACACGCTGACTGGACATACTGCTTGGGTCGGGAGTACTGTGTTCAGCCCCGATGGGGCTACACTCGCAAGTGCAAGTGACGACGAAACGATCCGTCTTTGGAACGCTGCCACCGGTGAACATCAACAAACGTTGACAGGGCATGCAGATGCCGTCAGCAGTGTTGCATTCAGCCCGGATGGGGCTATACTCGCAAGTGCAAGTTTCGATAGCACCATCCGCCTATGGAACGCTGCCACCGGTTCACTCCAGCAGATACTGATCGGGCAGTCTGAGGGTATCCTGAGTGTTACCTTCAGTCCAGATGGGGATACGCTCGCCAGCGGCAGGGCGGACGGGACTATCTATCTATGGGATGTTGCGTCCGGTCAGCACCATCAGACACTCACTGGACATACGGATTATGTCAGAAGCCTTGTGTTCAGCCCGGATGGGGCTACACTCGCCAGTGCAAGTGATGATGGCACCATTCGCCTATGGGACACCGTTTTCGGTGAGCATAAGCAGACGTTAACTGGACACACAGATTACGTCTTTAGCATCGCATACACTTCAGATGGCGACACCCTCGTGAGCGCGAGTTTAGATGACACCATCCGTCTGTGGGATACTATCTCCGGGGCACATGTACAAACCCTGAGCGGACATACAAGTGGAGTTCTCGGCGTTACGATTAGTCCAGATGGTAACACACTCGCCAGTGCAAGTTTAGATGGGACTGTGCTTTTGTGGAACTTTACCCCGCAAACCAATATGTACGCGACTGTGAGTTTTTCGCCATCTCCGGTACAATCACCCGCTATCGGCGAGCAACTCACATTTGCTCTCAGTATTGCAGACGGAAGCACCGTGGCAGGTTATCAGGCAACCGTCCGGTTTGACCCCTCTGCACTCCGTTTTCTTCAAAGCACCCATGGAGACTACCTACCCTCGGACGCGTACGTGATCCCTGCTCTCATTGCAGAGAACAAGGGAACGCTTGCCGCAACGTCTCTCGGTGGAGAAGCCAACGGTTCTGGTACGCTTGCGACCATTACGTTTGAGGTCCTTGCCCCGAAAGCCTCCACGCTAACATTATCTGATGTGCTTCTCACTGACAGTGCTGGTAGAATTTCGTATGCGCGAGTCAAAACTGGACAAATAACGGAACCCTTGCTCTCAGTAGGCGACTTGGACGGCAACGGTGTCGTGAACGTCCAAGATCTGGTCATCGTCGCCTCAAACTTTCACCAGACGGGCGAAAATTTAGCCGATGTCAACGGAGATGGCATTGTTAATATTGTCGATCTCGCACTGGTGGCAGGGGCAATAACCAACACCGCAGGAGCACCAGCAGTGTGGAGGCATGACGCTCAAATTGCTGCTCTCACAAGCGCAGATGTCCAACAATGGCTGCATGAAGCACAACAAATTGCACTATCAGATCCCGCTTTCCAGCGTGGCATTTTAGTGCTGCAGCAACTCCTTGCAGCGTTGATGCCGAAAGAGACGGCACTTCTCGCAAACTATCCGAACCCTTTCAATCCTGAGACATGGATACCGTATCAGTTGGCAGCACCCGCGGACGTGACGCTTCGTATCTATGCAGCACACGGCAAACTGGTGTGCACTTTAGCACTCGGACATCAACCTGCGGGTACCTATCAGGACCGGAGCCATGCGGCATATTGGGATGGTAGAAACGAACTTGGTGAACCCGTTGCAAGTGGCGTATATTTCTATACCTTAACAACCGGAGATTTCACAGTAACTCGGAAAATGGTGATTATGAAATAG